Genomic DNA from Ctenopharyngodon idella isolate HZGC_01 chromosome 1, HZGC01, whole genome shotgun sequence:
TTGTCTTTGCCCTGCAGGTGAACTGAAGAGTGAAAATGTGATGGCGTGGGAATCTATCCCGTATGGAAAGGGTCACACCGTCGGCTCTCTCTACAGCTATGATACAAATCAGAAAGTGCTGAATGTGAAAAAGAGTGGAAGCTACTTCCTGTATGTCCAACTCAGTCTATCCTGCAAGGCGAATTGTACGCCTGGCCAATTCACTGTCAGCTTTTACAATCTACTGAATAGGAAGGAGCTCACCTGTACTGTCTCGCTGCCTGATGCGATCGGAGACGAGCCTGTCAGCCGGACGTGCTGGCATGTCGTCACTTTTCCGGAAAACGGAAACCGCCTCATGGCTAAATCAGAGTTTAAGCACAAACTGGACAACTGGACACTGCAGATGAATGACTCTGGATTTGGGATGTTTCTTGTGGATGGAGCACAAGCAGAACATCAATCATGACTGAACTGATTTCGGACTGCTCGTGTGAGCCGTCTCATGGGTCTTTTGATGCACTCAGGACTGTTTTAATACTCTGATGAGAGGGTCCGTTTAGACTCCACTAATGTCCACAAACTATATTGGCTAATTTGGCGATGCCTTCATCTATCAAAAAGACTGGCACTGTGACATTTTAGCCACAATATTCACATGCATTCTGCCAAATTTGGCAGGTTTTCCTCTACAACAAAGAAAACATAAAATGCAATGACGTTTGCAGACTCGGTCTGGGCCTGAACTGATAAGCAATGCTCCTTAAGCACTATttataatttagaaatatttatatgtgtttaacttgtaatatttatattcatattttgtttatacTGCACACAATGTTTGTAAATCATGTTTGTGTAAAATAGTTGTAGACATCACTACGTATACGCGACATCAGACCTGATGGTGGTACGACTAAACCTTTCGTTCACTGATTGTATGTACTGTATTAGCCTCTTGATGTTTAGGTACATCGCAGAAATAACGTGACTATCATGTGACTATCATGTGACTATCATGTGACTTTGACCTACACATCAACACTTGCGCCTTAACTAGTGTACTAAGTTAGGTCTGGATTATCACTGTACGTTTAAGAACTCAAAAAGCTgcatgtgtgaatgtgtgtgagcATCTCTTCGCATGTTTGTTGTGAAGCAGAGAAGTGTCTGAATGCTAAGAAACTCAGGAACTCTAGAGATGAATGTAACGATGATGACAATGTGtgaaatgctttattttgtatactatatttaataaaactaaatgttaattttacgCAACTATGGGGTGTTTGTTGAAAAACAGGCTATTAGCTCATGCAGATGAGCAAAAACTAATATGG
This window encodes:
- the LOC127508621 gene encoding uncharacterized protein LOC127508621; its protein translation is MSASTDVESQSPAARSRSRCLDIFLTVSVIALFIMFAIALAGSLWFAKHIENEINERKSRELDGSTDSLVAPLPMTGNAYKMQNFAYLRAIESELKSENVMAWESIPYGKGHTVGSLYSYDTNQKVLNVKKSGSYFLYVQLSLSCKANCTPGQFTVSFYNLLNRKELTCTVSLPDAIGDEPVSRTCWHVVTFPENGNRLMAKSEFKHKLDNWTLQMNDSGFGMFLVDGAQAEHQS